AACTTGTAATATCTCCAGCCAAATCTTTAGACTACCATAGCAAATTACCAACATCTAAATCTACGGAATCCGTATTCTTGAAAGAATCGGAACGTTTAAATGGACTATTGAAAAAGAAATCTCCTAAAAGCTTGTCGAAGCTTATGAGTATTTCCGATAATTTAAGCCAGTTGAATTACGACCGGAACCAAGAATGGGAACTACCATTTAAGGAAGGTTCTGCCAGACAAGCTATTTACGCCTTTAATGGCGATGTTTATCGTGGTTTGGATGCGTATACGATTCCAATGGAAAAAATTGATTCCCTTCAAAATACAGTTCGGATTTTGTCAGGATTGTATGGCGTTTTAAAGCCTTTGGATTTAATTATGCCTTACCGATTGGAAATGGGCACCAAATTAGCAGTTGGCAAAAACAAAAACTTATATGAGTTTTGGAAGAAGAAAGT
Above is a window of Bizionia sp. M204 DNA encoding:
- the yaaA gene encoding peroxide stress protein YaaA; amino-acid sequence: MKLVISPAKSLDYHSKLPTSKSTESVFLKESERLNGLLKKKSPKSLSKLMSISDNLSQLNYDRNQEWELPFKEGSARQAIYAFNGDVYRGLDAYTIPMEKIDSLQNTVRILSGLYGVLKPLDLIMPYRLEMGTKLAVGKNKNLYEFWKKKVTKSLNDELEDDELFLNLASNEYFKAIDTKALKVPVIDVDFKEFKDDKYKTIGIFAKAARGLMARFIIDENAETLDDVKAFNLEGYGLSDELSSSNKLVFTR